A genome region from Fervidobacterium changbaicum includes the following:
- the recG gene encoding ATP-dependent DNA helicase RecG yields the protein MLLVEEFLDNCYEIARDVSEESFNTLVEYIEDNYERIDDPLLFEDEIRSKLEDFKNYIIEAKKLSTERALKRLSQVCGMVERFKYNFLTYSITCEGTEAGKPLEVPIKYAKGVGPAREKLLKKLGIQTIGDLVSFFPRDYEDRRKIIPLMYVRENEKITTKGILKSIEKTKKGDLVIISALLQDGINQVILKWFNQEFKELELKQLVGKEIYVTGTVKRGFFGAMEIQNAEVSVSETPERAILPIYPLTENLTQKAIRKIVYENLPSICNLKEMLPKELIEERRLIDVWKAYTGMHFPKSAFHYKISRRRLAYEELLLFQIALYLSKQNVKQVGGIAKNFSGKLAEEFISKLPFKLTNAQKRAHSEIRGDMRSPDPMNRLLQGDVGSGKTLVAELAIIDNYEAGYQSAFMVPTSILAIQHFQKLFNHLTDLGIRVALLIGSTSQKEKDKIKFALKNGDLDVVVGTHALIQEDVHFANLGLVIIDEQHRFGVKQREELISKGKVVDTLIMTATPIPRTLSLTLYGDLDVSVIDEMPPGRKEIKTFTLRHTRAKEVYKFVREQVLENGDQAYIVYPLIEQSEAINAKAAEDMYRTLSKEAFPDIPMGLLHGRMLDEEKSDVMAKFARGEIKILVSTSVIEVGVDVPNATIMVIENAERFGLAQLHQLRGRVGRGEKQSYCFLIVSEAGEEAWDRLQFFASTNDGFKISEYDLRLRGPGEFFGTRQHGLPEFKVADIVSDTELMLIAREDAKRIVENYPDSEIIREVYKIYGERIKFLDVG from the coding sequence ATGCTTCTTGTTGAAGAATTTCTCGACAATTGTTATGAAATTGCCAGAGACGTAAGTGAAGAATCTTTCAACACACTAGTAGAGTACATTGAAGATAATTACGAAAGGATAGATGACCCTCTTCTTTTTGAAGATGAAATCCGCAGTAAGCTCGAAGATTTTAAGAATTACATAATTGAAGCCAAAAAACTCTCAACAGAGCGTGCATTGAAAAGGCTTTCCCAGGTGTGCGGAATGGTGGAACGCTTTAAGTACAATTTCCTGACGTATTCTATTACATGCGAAGGTACAGAAGCTGGTAAGCCATTGGAAGTGCCGATAAAATACGCAAAAGGTGTCGGACCAGCGCGTGAGAAACTACTCAAAAAACTCGGCATCCAAACCATAGGGGATTTGGTGAGCTTTTTCCCGAGAGATTATGAAGATAGAAGAAAAATTATCCCTTTGATGTACGTTCGCGAGAACGAGAAAATAACAACCAAAGGCATTTTGAAGAGCATTGAAAAAACCAAGAAGGGAGACCTGGTAATTATCAGTGCACTCTTGCAGGATGGAATCAATCAGGTGATTCTAAAGTGGTTCAATCAGGAGTTCAAAGAGCTGGAGTTGAAACAGCTTGTGGGTAAGGAAATCTACGTTACTGGTACTGTTAAAAGAGGATTTTTTGGAGCCATGGAGATCCAAAACGCGGAAGTTTCTGTAAGTGAAACACCCGAAAGGGCGATCCTTCCGATATATCCGTTAACGGAAAATCTAACGCAAAAGGCAATTAGAAAAATCGTATATGAAAATCTTCCGAGCATATGTAACTTGAAGGAGATGTTACCTAAGGAACTAATTGAGGAAAGAAGACTTATCGATGTGTGGAAAGCATACACTGGAATGCATTTTCCAAAGAGTGCCTTTCATTACAAAATATCCAGAAGACGCTTAGCTTACGAAGAACTGCTTTTGTTCCAAATTGCTTTGTATCTGTCAAAGCAAAACGTCAAACAAGTTGGCGGTATTGCAAAAAATTTTTCTGGAAAACTTGCCGAAGAATTCATCTCAAAATTACCATTCAAACTCACAAATGCTCAAAAAAGGGCGCATTCGGAGATCCGTGGAGACATGCGCAGCCCAGATCCAATGAACAGGTTACTCCAGGGAGATGTTGGCAGTGGTAAGACGCTGGTTGCTGAGCTTGCGATAATAGATAACTACGAAGCCGGTTATCAGAGTGCATTTATGGTTCCAACTTCAATCCTTGCCATTCAGCATTTTCAAAAGCTCTTCAATCATTTAACAGACCTCGGTATAAGGGTTGCACTACTCATAGGATCCACTTCTCAGAAAGAAAAAGATAAGATAAAATTCGCTCTAAAAAACGGTGATTTGGACGTTGTGGTTGGAACACATGCACTCATCCAAGAGGACGTACACTTTGCAAACCTCGGGCTTGTGATAATAGATGAGCAGCACAGATTTGGAGTAAAACAAAGGGAAGAATTGATATCGAAAGGTAAAGTTGTGGATACACTCATCATGACGGCAACTCCCATCCCAAGAACACTATCACTCACTCTGTACGGTGATTTAGACGTTTCCGTTATAGACGAGATGCCACCTGGTAGGAAAGAAATCAAGACGTTCACATTGAGACATACAAGGGCGAAAGAAGTCTATAAATTCGTTAGAGAGCAGGTCCTTGAAAACGGAGACCAGGCCTACATTGTATACCCGTTAATCGAACAATCGGAAGCCATCAATGCAAAAGCTGCGGAAGATATGTACAGAACTCTCAGTAAAGAGGCATTCCCCGATATCCCCATGGGATTGCTTCACGGACGAATGTTGGATGAAGAGAAAAGCGATGTTATGGCTAAGTTTGCTCGAGGCGAAATAAAGATCTTGGTTTCAACGTCGGTTATAGAAGTCGGAGTAGATGTTCCAAATGCAACCATAATGGTTATCGAGAACGCCGAGCGATTTGGACTTGCGCAACTGCATCAGCTTAGGGGACGTGTTGGTAGAGGTGAGAAGCAAAGTTACTGTTTCCTTATTGTGAGTGAAGCTGGCGAAGAGGCGTGGGATAGACTCCAGTTCTTCGCGAGCACCAACGATGGCTTCAAAATCTCAGAATACGACCTAAGATTGCGAGGACCTGGTGAATTTTTCGGTACACGTCAGCACGGACTGCCTGAGTTTAAGGTCGCAGACATCGTGTCGGATACAGAGCTGATGCTCATAGCTCGTGAAGATGCCAAGCGTATAGTTGAAAATTATCCAGATAGTGAGATAATAAGAGAGGTATACAAGATTTACGGTGAGCGAATCAAATTTTTAGATGTTGGATGA
- a CDS encoding THUMP domain-containing class I SAM-dependent RNA methyltransferase, protein MLNELNNVSNNGLFDFVAFCSSGLEGAVALELKKFGYKVYYSSSGRIFFKARVEDIPFLNLYMKTADRISLLIKRFKAETFDELFDNVKSSNLSELVEKNAKIVVDKLKITNSKLSATGAVASVLKKAIVENLGGTNESGPVYSFVLVLKDDEAFLLLDTSGDALSKRGYRLKTSKAPLRETIAAAIVVLSRWDFESSAPLFDTFCGSGTIPIEAATLNLPNISRRYISEEWKILKEHWEKVKKRSLGELRQLSKKLTQAFIHGSDIDCQVIKVAQENMKRASQIFQTKLPIKFSCTDFRDLATFNGKAWIISNLPYGERLDDKNVIEGVKILREKFPNGNFYLLHADKDFEKLFGKARKKIRFQNSGIWTYLFMYY, encoded by the coding sequence TTGCTGAATGAATTGAACAATGTTAGCAATAATGGACTTTTTGATTTCGTTGCGTTCTGTTCTTCGGGGTTGGAAGGTGCGGTGGCGTTAGAGCTTAAGAAGTTCGGATATAAGGTCTATTATTCCTCCTCCGGGAGGATATTTTTTAAAGCAAGGGTGGAAGATATACCTTTCTTAAACTTGTACATGAAGACGGCCGATAGAATATCATTGCTGATTAAGAGATTCAAAGCTGAGACCTTCGATGAACTTTTCGATAACGTTAAAAGTTCGAATTTAAGTGAGCTGGTGGAAAAGAACGCAAAAATTGTAGTAGATAAGTTGAAGATAACGAATTCAAAACTCAGTGCTACCGGAGCGGTTGCTTCGGTTTTGAAAAAAGCCATCGTAGAGAATTTGGGAGGAACTAACGAAAGTGGTCCTGTTTACAGCTTTGTACTTGTTTTGAAAGATGACGAAGCATTCTTGCTTCTTGATACTTCGGGAGATGCTCTATCGAAACGTGGCTATCGACTGAAGACAAGTAAAGCACCACTAAGAGAGACAATAGCTGCGGCAATTGTTGTTCTTTCACGCTGGGATTTTGAAAGCAGTGCTCCTCTTTTTGATACCTTCTGTGGCAGTGGTACAATTCCAATAGAAGCTGCTACACTCAACTTGCCAAACATAAGCAGAAGATATATTTCCGAGGAATGGAAAATCCTAAAAGAGCACTGGGAAAAAGTAAAAAAACGATCACTTGGAGAACTCAGACAACTTTCCAAGAAGCTCACACAAGCTTTTATCCACGGGAGCGACATCGATTGCCAAGTTATAAAAGTGGCACAGGAAAACATGAAGCGAGCTTCTCAAATCTTTCAAACAAAGCTACCGATTAAATTTTCTTGTACTGATTTTAGAGATTTGGCTACTTTCAATGGAAAGGCTTGGATAATTTCGAACCTTCCGTACGGTGAACGTTTGGATGACAAGAATGTAATAGAAGGTGTGAAGATATTGAGAGAGAAGTTCCCAAATGGAAATTTTTATCTACTCCATGCCGACAAAGATTTTGAAAAGCTCTTTGGTAAGGCGAGAAAGAAAATAAGATTTCAGAACAGCGGCATTTGGACATACCTTTTCATGTACTACTGA
- a CDS encoding prepilin peptidase, with protein MDAIFVASVPALFTDFKLMLLPDYTWITVLISSFLINLFHFKALILLDALGALISLGILFVLKLRYKDGIGEGDLFLLPVYAFAVGITFMPFLLLGSSLGGIVYSLLRKDRLIPFGPFIIFFGYLLLFLRVFLYV; from the coding sequence ATGGATGCAATTTTCGTAGCTTCGGTTCCAGCTCTGTTCACAGATTTCAAGCTCATGCTCTTACCTGATTACACGTGGATAACTGTACTGATTTCTTCATTTTTAATAAACCTCTTTCATTTCAAGGCTCTTATACTTTTGGATGCTCTTGGTGCACTGATTTCACTTGGAATACTATTTGTGCTGAAACTCAGGTACAAAGATGGTATAGGTGAGGGGGATTTGTTCTTGCTCCCCGTTTATGCCTTCGCGGTTGGCATAACTTTCATGCCTTTTCTTTTGCTTGGCTCTTCTTTAGGAGGTATAGTTTATTCACTCTTACGGAAAGACCGCCTGATACCGTTCGGGCCATTTATAATATTTTTTGGTTACTTGCTTCTCTTCTTAAGAGTATTCTTATACGTTTGA
- a CDS encoding bifunctional ADP-dependent NAD(P)H-hydrate dehydratase/NAD(P)H-hydrate epimerase has product MTVITSQEMRELEKRTINDFDINEEILMERAGISVVQAIWNEYGELSNKSFVVVCGSGNNGGDGYVVARDLLNYTEAVRVIAVAQPNSEVAKKNYERYLKHGGIVYIYQDLGLEKASRIISEADIVVDALFGTGLSREITDDNLVRLIEVMNLYSKRIVSVDIPSGVSADNGKIMGCAVQADLTVTFGFPKVGHFLFPGRELCGKLKIAKIGIPSLEMLTYDTNKELITAEALYLPNRPRWSNKGTYLQVLVLGGSSKYIGAPILSALSALKSGASMVKLISISKVCQCALSHDPSLICFDVGDGFNVERIEEFISNISKDVVFVLGPGWDTENAEEKLRIIKKVLQSPNDVIIDADGLNVLAQNVEVLKEKNPMKTVILTPHPGEFSRLVKRPIEEVKQNYELLFEFSRKYGVITVLKDATSIIADEKKIYFNITGNTTLSKAGSGDILSGVIAGLLSQHLEPTEAVKTGVYLFGLAGELLPVEGMNSAFDVLNYISEAFKALKERR; this is encoded by the coding sequence ATGACTGTAATAACGAGCCAAGAGATGAGAGAACTAGAAAAAAGAACTATAAATGATTTTGATATTAACGAAGAAATACTTATGGAACGGGCTGGGATTTCCGTAGTCCAAGCGATTTGGAATGAGTACGGCGAATTGTCGAACAAGAGTTTTGTTGTTGTTTGCGGTTCTGGTAACAACGGTGGAGATGGATATGTTGTTGCAAGGGACCTTCTTAATTATACGGAAGCGGTAAGGGTTATCGCCGTAGCACAGCCCAATTCAGAGGTGGCGAAGAAAAATTACGAAAGGTATTTAAAGCACGGAGGAATTGTCTACATCTACCAAGACCTCGGATTAGAGAAAGCCTCAAGGATCATTTCCGAAGCGGATATCGTTGTTGATGCGTTGTTTGGAACGGGTTTGAGTAGAGAGATTACCGACGATAATTTGGTCAGATTGATTGAAGTTATGAACCTATACTCCAAACGGATTGTTTCTGTGGACATACCATCCGGTGTCTCTGCAGACAACGGAAAAATCATGGGATGCGCAGTTCAGGCAGACTTAACGGTAACTTTTGGCTTCCCAAAAGTAGGGCACTTCTTGTTCCCGGGCCGTGAATTGTGTGGAAAGCTCAAAATAGCGAAGATAGGTATTCCCAGTTTAGAGATGCTAACTTATGATACCAATAAAGAACTTATAACAGCCGAAGCATTGTACCTACCAAACAGACCGCGCTGGTCAAACAAAGGAACTTATTTGCAGGTATTAGTATTGGGTGGTTCAAGTAAATACATAGGTGCACCAATTTTGAGTGCTCTTTCGGCGTTGAAAAGTGGAGCAAGTATGGTGAAGTTGATTTCCATTTCCAAAGTTTGTCAATGTGCACTGAGTCACGACCCGTCTTTGATATGTTTTGACGTCGGTGACGGTTTTAATGTGGAAAGAATTGAAGAATTTATTTCAAACATTAGCAAAGATGTGGTTTTTGTTCTTGGTCCTGGTTGGGATACGGAGAATGCAGAAGAAAAACTCAGGATAATTAAAAAAGTTTTACAATCACCTAATGACGTTATAATAGACGCGGACGGTCTCAACGTTTTGGCCCAGAATGTCGAAGTTCTAAAAGAGAAAAACCCTATGAAGACGGTTATTTTGACTCCGCACCCAGGGGAGTTCTCCAGGTTAGTCAAAAGGCCTATCGAAGAGGTTAAGCAAAATTACGAATTGTTGTTCGAGTTCTCAAGGAAATACGGGGTTATAACGGTTCTGAAAGATGCAACTTCCATAATCGCAGACGAAAAGAAGATATACTTTAACATTACTGGGAACACAACACTTTCGAAGGCTGGAAGCGGTGATATCCTTTCTGGTGTAATTGCCGGACTTCTTTCCCAGCACCTTGAACCCACTGAGGCAGTCAAGACAGGTGTGTATCTTTTTGGCTTAGCAGGAGAACTGTTACCAGTAGAAGGTATGAACAGCGCGTTTGATGTGCTAAATTATATCTCAGAAGCCTTTAAAGCACTTAAAGAAAGAAGATAG
- the trmB gene encoding tRNA (guanosine(46)-N7)-methyltransferase TrmB gives MQEMEKTNSVLFSREVKPSLFDYLPIDWSNIFGNNNGVIVEIGFGSGEYLQSYAVKHPEKNFVGFEVSITSMKKAHKRIENLDNVRLVITDARFGLREFFGPKSVEKVVMNFPIPWDKKSHERRRVIVPEFFETLSNVLVDDGTFELATDVEWYAKQTMETAKEMGFEVVEFLENPDREIKTRYEQKWIKYGRNIYSLLIRKVKHLEVERLIGGRHEMPHARSVVIEEKISLLNNKIFKEGKKVIVVKGVYKSTHNDAYVIKVISTDGEFQQHYYLVAYPEEPGSREWIIKLDSASNPYRTPAVKWSVQVLAEFLAQE, from the coding sequence ATGCAAGAAATGGAGAAGACAAACAGTGTTCTCTTTTCCAGAGAAGTGAAACCTTCGCTTTTTGATTACCTACCGATAGATTGGTCTAACATCTTCGGTAACAACAACGGTGTTATCGTCGAAATTGGCTTTGGAAGTGGGGAATATTTGCAGTCATATGCAGTTAAACATCCAGAGAAGAATTTCGTAGGTTTTGAAGTATCAATTACCTCTATGAAAAAGGCCCATAAAAGGATAGAAAACCTTGATAACGTGAGATTGGTAATAACCGATGCGAGATTCGGACTCAGAGAGTTCTTTGGACCTAAGAGTGTTGAAAAAGTTGTCATGAACTTCCCCATTCCATGGGATAAGAAATCGCATGAAAGACGACGTGTTATCGTACCAGAGTTTTTTGAAACATTATCAAATGTTCTCGTAGACGATGGGACGTTTGAACTGGCGACGGACGTTGAGTGGTACGCAAAACAAACGATGGAAACAGCTAAAGAGATGGGGTTTGAAGTCGTTGAGTTTTTGGAAAACCCTGACAGGGAGATCAAAACACGCTACGAGCAGAAGTGGATTAAGTACGGTAGAAACATATATTCGCTTTTGATAAGGAAGGTTAAACATTTAGAAGTCGAAAGATTAATAGGAGGTAGGCACGAAATGCCTCATGCGAGAAGCGTTGTTATCGAGGAAAAAATATCACTACTAAACAACAAGATTTTCAAGGAAGGTAAAAAAGTAATAGTTGTGAAAGGTGTTTACAAATCGACTCATAACGATGCCTACGTTATAAAAGTAATTTCAACAGATGGTGAATTTCAACAGCATTACTATTTGGTTGCTTACCCGGAAGAGCCCGGAAGCAGAGAATGGATAATAAAACTGGATAGTGCTTCAAATCCTTACAGGACACCTGCGGTAAAATGGTCTGTCCAAGTTTTGGCTGAGTTCTTAGCACAAGAATGA
- the rlmB gene encoding 23S rRNA (guanosine(2251)-2'-O)-methyltransferase RlmB codes for MIVYGRNVLKELFQSKQPIKMVYFSDSGDKELEGLVEEVKKRKIPYSIAPKNVLKKLCGEEKNQGVVIDIGEFEYADENDLPDNPFLVLLDQIQDPQNLGAIVRTCVAAGVDMVVLTKDNSAHVTPGAVKASAGTVFRIPIAITVNLSRYIEKLKENGVWVFGADMRGKPIWEADLKRPLAIVLGNEGSGIRQLVKQSCDELVSIPMKTAIDSLNVSVSAGIIVYEVLRREMANG; via the coding sequence ATGATCGTGTACGGCAGGAATGTTTTAAAAGAACTCTTCCAAAGCAAACAACCGATAAAGATGGTGTACTTTTCCGATAGTGGTGATAAGGAATTAGAAGGCCTTGTAGAGGAAGTCAAGAAAAGGAAGATACCATACTCTATAGCGCCTAAAAATGTTTTGAAAAAATTGTGCGGCGAGGAGAAAAACCAAGGCGTTGTTATAGATATCGGCGAATTTGAATATGCAGACGAGAACGATTTACCAGATAATCCGTTTCTTGTTCTTCTTGACCAAATTCAAGACCCGCAAAATCTCGGCGCTATTGTAAGAACTTGTGTTGCGGCAGGCGTTGATATGGTCGTGCTGACAAAGGATAACAGTGCCCATGTTACACCCGGAGCAGTTAAAGCATCTGCAGGAACGGTCTTTAGAATACCGATAGCCATAACCGTGAATCTGTCGAGGTATATTGAAAAGCTCAAAGAAAACGGTGTCTGGGTTTTCGGAGCGGATATGAGAGGCAAACCTATCTGGGAAGCGGACTTAAAAAGACCTCTTGCCATCGTTCTTGGCAACGAAGGTAGTGGGATTCGGCAGCTTGTAAAACAATCATGCGACGAGTTGGTCTCAATTCCAATGAAAACAGCTATTGATTCGCTGAACGTATCCGTCAGTGCAGGTATTATCGTGTATGAAGTGCTCAGACGCGAGATGGCGAATGGATAA
- the mazG gene encoding nucleoside triphosphate pyrophosphohydrolase codes for MVGKEFEKLVEIMAQLRGENGCEWDKAQTHESLKPYLIEEAYEVLNAIDNQDDEELKEELGDVLLQVVFHSQIAAERGAFTIEDVIRTLSDKLIRRHPHVFGDAQGYSYARWEEIKAKEKGQKKRSSIGDVNHALPGLSLARRVQENAADVGFDWTEIEDVWNKVEEEIRELKKAKNEEEIEEEMGDLLFAIVNLARFLNVDPESAIRKATEKFITRFEKMEKEIEKDGKKLENMTVSEMDEYWNKVKATEYKHPEVHEEVKEK; via the coding sequence ATGGTTGGAAAAGAATTTGAAAAATTAGTTGAAATCATGGCTCAGTTACGTGGTGAAAACGGTTGCGAGTGGGATAAAGCACAGACACACGAAAGCTTGAAACCGTACCTGATAGAAGAAGCATACGAAGTACTTAATGCAATTGACAATCAAGATGATGAAGAACTGAAAGAAGAACTCGGAGATGTGCTCTTGCAAGTGGTTTTTCATTCGCAAATTGCTGCGGAACGTGGAGCGTTTACTATAGAAGATGTCATAAGGACACTTTCTGACAAACTTATCAGGCGTCATCCACATGTGTTTGGTGATGCACAGGGTTATTCTTATGCGCGTTGGGAAGAGATAAAGGCTAAAGAAAAAGGTCAGAAGAAACGCTCAAGCATAGGTGATGTGAACCACGCACTGCCAGGACTTTCGTTAGCCAGAAGGGTCCAAGAAAACGCCGCTGACGTTGGATTTGACTGGACTGAAATCGAAGATGTTTGGAACAAGGTGGAAGAGGAGATAAGAGAACTGAAAAAAGCGAAGAATGAAGAAGAGATAGAAGAAGAGATGGGTGATTTACTCTTTGCGATAGTAAATCTGGCAAGGTTTTTAAACGTAGACCCAGAGAGCGCAATTAGAAAAGCTACAGAAAAATTCATCACAAGGTTCGAAAAAATGGAAAAGGAAATAGAAAAAGATGGGAAGAAGTTAGAGAATATGACCGTTTCTGAGATGGATGAATATTGGAATAAAGTAAAAGCGACAGAGTACAAACATCCAGAGGTACACGAGGAAGTGAAAGAAAAATGA
- a CDS encoding NAD(P)H-dependent glycerol-3-phosphate dehydrogenase has product MRYFVLGAGSWGCTIAQMLKENGHEVLLWAHSEEHAQLLNTRKKMPHLPDVNLDVSVTSDISVGRNFDVLVLAVPVQYIRGVLQKIDYDVHVVLNLSKGIEISTGKRVSEIVQEILGSEYAVLSGPSHAEEVALKLPTAVVVAGAMAPEFQKEFSNEYFRVYVHDDVVGIELAGALKNVIAIAAGIVDGLGGWDNAKAALVTRGLYEIAKFSIEFGANPLTFMGLAGIGDLVVTCGSKHSRNRRYGEMIAKGFDPIYLLEASKEIVEGAFTCKAVVENYGDRYDLPIIKEVYEVVYNKKSPIDSIKSLMTRSLKVEMEEVRRWLEKNLKN; this is encoded by the coding sequence ATGAGATACTTTGTCCTCGGGGCAGGGAGCTGGGGTTGTACAATTGCACAAATGCTCAAGGAAAATGGGCACGAGGTTCTACTGTGGGCGCATAGCGAAGAACACGCGCAGTTGTTGAACACAAGGAAAAAGATGCCCCATCTTCCGGATGTGAATTTGGATGTTTCGGTGACATCTGATATATCGGTAGGAAGAAATTTCGACGTCTTGGTTCTTGCTGTTCCTGTTCAGTACATCAGGGGTGTTTTGCAAAAAATCGATTATGATGTCCACGTAGTGCTCAATCTGTCCAAGGGAATTGAGATAAGTACCGGTAAGAGAGTATCCGAGATCGTTCAAGAGATTCTAGGGAGCGAGTACGCAGTTCTATCAGGACCTTCTCATGCTGAAGAGGTTGCTCTGAAGTTGCCAACAGCCGTTGTTGTAGCAGGAGCGATGGCACCAGAATTTCAAAAGGAGTTCTCGAACGAATATTTCAGGGTCTACGTTCACGACGATGTTGTTGGTATCGAACTGGCTGGTGCCCTCAAAAATGTTATTGCGATAGCTGCTGGAATTGTCGACGGACTTGGTGGGTGGGACAACGCAAAGGCTGCGTTGGTTACGCGTGGATTGTACGAAATTGCGAAGTTCTCTATAGAATTTGGAGCCAATCCACTAACGTTTATGGGACTCGCCGGAATAGGGGATTTGGTGGTTACATGTGGAAGTAAGCACAGCCGGAACAGGCGTTACGGCGAAATGATCGCAAAAGGTTTTGACCCTATCTATTTACTTGAAGCCAGCAAGGAGATCGTTGAGGGTGCGTTTACGTGTAAAGCCGTTGTCGAGAATTACGGCGATAGGTACGATTTACCTATCATCAAAGAGGTCTACGAGGTCGTCTACAACAAAAAGTCACCGATTGATTCTATAAAATCTTTAATGACCAGGTCACTTAAGGTCGAGATGGAGGAAGTAAGAAGATGGTTGGAAAAGAATTTGAAAAATTAG
- the gcvH gene encoding glycine cleavage system protein GcvH: MKKYAKTHEWIDTETGKVGVSNYAQEQLGDIVYVELPAVGKEVKKGERIVSLESVKAAGDVYAPVSGKIVAVNDKVNATPELINQDPEGEGWLVQIEPSNPAEFDELLTEDEYKATL, from the coding sequence ATGAAAAAGTACGCAAAAACTCACGAATGGATTGATACCGAAACAGGAAAAGTTGGAGTTTCGAACTACGCTCAGGAACAACTCGGGGATATTGTCTACGTTGAACTTCCAGCTGTTGGTAAAGAAGTTAAGAAAGGAGAAAGAATAGTATCTCTTGAGAGTGTCAAAGCTGCTGGCGATGTATACGCACCAGTCAGTGGAAAGATAGTAGCAGTTAACGATAAAGTTAACGCAACTCCGGAACTAATAAACCAAGACCCAGAAGGCGAGGGCTGGCTAGTTCAAATCGAACCATCTAATCCAGCTGAGTTTGATGAGCTTTTGACAGAAGACGAGTACAAAGCTACACTGTAA
- a CDS encoding lytic transglycosylase domain-containing protein, whose protein sequence is MRVLLTVVFLAIIFSLLILVDLFPLKYYDIVVQYAGDLDPLLVISVIRAESSFRTSAKSNVGAYGLMQLMPETAEWINRKFKTNFDYTTVEGNIALGCKYLNYLMEKDGDLRTALVHYNTGPYASDDIKTDAGGRYVRKVLTFYRIYRFLYRR, encoded by the coding sequence GTGCGTGTACTTTTGACTGTAGTTTTCTTAGCTATCATCTTCTCATTGCTGATTTTAGTGGACCTTTTCCCACTGAAGTACTACGATATTGTTGTCCAGTACGCTGGAGATTTGGATCCACTTTTAGTGATAAGTGTGATACGTGCGGAAAGTAGTTTTAGAACAAGTGCAAAATCGAATGTCGGAGCTTATGGACTTATGCAACTTATGCCAGAGACAGCAGAATGGATAAACAGAAAATTCAAAACAAACTTTGACTATACAACAGTAGAAGGAAACATAGCGCTCGGATGTAAGTATTTGAACTACCTGATGGAAAAAGATGGTGACCTCAGAACGGCTTTAGTTCATTACAATACAGGCCCATACGCTTCAGATGACATTAAGACAGATGCTGGCGGACGTTATGTCAGAAAGGTGTTGACCTTTTACAGGATTTATCGCTTCCTTTACAGGAGATGA